In one window of Scylla paramamosain isolate STU-SP2022 chromosome 38, ASM3559412v1, whole genome shotgun sequence DNA:
- the LOC135091683 gene encoding SCAN domain-containing protein 3-like has protein sequence MDGEDSATDVPQLDVVHISIEDARDSKTCVGPDRDTLALMIQEHREVMHNLAKIQGKSAKSLVMSVAKYEAIVHHLQHPEFKVEPHFKHWVKTRKFQLLDLPEEDERQVLVIAKDKVDKWGFSSSFLRVVHAGHLSDLVYKTHAEELQHCGYKRVLEKLQRQYFGVTRVYVQEFCKSCPVCKLKPHQSAQMGPQGQTPETRTQPRVERHGFFQDTAHIDLIDMRHSPDGEYRYIGHFMDEYSRFHVLFPMKRKAAPELSRLLEERVLGYFGPPKVFYASEGVEIVNRLVTTTLEKWDDKVTFVDRHSRNSRSGRVMERSRQVILERLIDIRENEMDGKGAKHYPWASWLPRVMFTINSECQESAKDSPYFSVYGCSSPVLMFTEERCQGREEAFDSDCEQESDVRERDGVYWPSEAAPATGGEEEACVMDSGLDTTLQEQDHNYITTTTATSKRFKMEPPDYDEED, from the exons ATGGATGGTGAGGACAGTGCCACGGACGTGCCACAGTTGGATGTGGTACATATATCCATTGAGGACGCCAGGGACTCCAAGACCTGTGTGGGGCCTGACAGAGACACTCTGGCGCTCATGATACAGGAGCACAG GGAGGTGATGCACAACCTTGCCAAGATACAAGGCAAGTCTGCAAAGAGCCTGGTGATGAGTGTAGCCAAGTACGAGGCCATCGTGCACCACCTGCAGCACCCGGAGTTCAAGGTGGAGCCACACTTCAAACACTGGGTCAAGACACGTAAATTCCAACTCCTTGACTTGccagaggaagatgagagacaAGTGCTTGTTATAGCCAAAGATAAGGTTGATAAG TGGGGCTtcagttcctccttcctccgAGTGGTCCATGCCGGCCACCTCTCAGATCTGGTGTACAAGACTCATGCTGAGGAACTCCAGCACTGTGGCTACAAGAGAGTCCTGGAGAAG CTTCAGAGGCAGTACTTTGGAGTGACTCGTGTCTATGTGCAGGAGTTTTGTAAGAGCTGTCCTGTGTGTAAGTTGAAGCCACACCAGTCAGCTCAGATGGGGCCTCAGGGACAGACCCCAGAAACACGAACACAGCCAAGGGTGGAGCGGCATGGGTTCTTCCAAGACACAGCTCACATTGACCTCATAGACATGCGGCACTCGCCCGACGGAGAGTACCGGTACATCGGCCACTTCATGGACGAGTACAGTCGCTTCCACGTGCTCTTCCCCATGAAGCGCAAGGCTGCCCCCGAACTCTCCCGTCTCCTAGAGGAGCGAGTTCTTGGCTACTTTGGTCCCCCTAAAGTCTTTTATGCCAGTGAGGGGGTGGAGATAGTGAACCGTCTCGTCACCACAACACTGGAGAAGTGGGACGACAAGGTGACATTTGTGGACAGGCACTCACGGAACTCTCGTTCGGGCCGGGTGATGGAACGTTCCCGACAGGTAATACTGGAGCGCCTCATTGACATCCGGGAGAACGAGATGGACGGCAAAGGGGCCAAGCATTACCCCTGGGCATCTTGGCTTCCTCGGGTCATGTTCACCATCAACAGTGAGTGCCAGGAAAGTGCCAAAGACTCACCTTACTTCTCAGTGTATGGCTGCAGCTCCCCAGTCTTGATGTTCACTGAGGAGAGGTGCCAGGGCAGGGAGGAGGCCTTTGACAGTGACTGTGAGCAGGAATCAGAtgtaagagaaagggatggggTTTATTGGCCCTCTGAGGCAGCACCAGCCACAGGGGGTGAGGAGGAAGCATGTGTAATGGACTCAGGACTTGACACCACCTTACAGGAGCAGGACCAcaactacatcaccaccaccactgccactagtAAGAGGTTTAAAATGGAGCCGCCAGACTATGATGAGGAGGACTGA
- the LOC135091684 gene encoding vesicle-associated membrane protein-associated protein B-like isoform X1: MAKAEQVLILEPSQELKFRGPFTDVVTSQLKLTNPTDKRVCFKVKTTAPRRYCVRPNSGVVDPNGSVSVAVMLQPFEYDPHEKNKHKFMVQSLFAAGDGDISLDTLFKEADMNQLMDSKLRCVFELPPDTTTPAVQNNLDASPALQPHVETKPSPKAGVPYSGSGRNVSTNSEAEIKKAGDEIKRLREEISSLRQENLQLKEDSLRQRTTANPGEKKQIIIPRHDPQQANPMMHLVAAFLIALVGFIFGKFIL; encoded by the exons GTCCTTTCACGGATGTAGTCACGTCTCAGCTAAAACTAACCAACCCCACAGATAAGAGAGTATGTTTTAAG GTCAAAACGACAGCCCCCCGGCGGTACTGCGTGCGACCGAACTCTGGGGTGGTGGATCCCAATGGGTCGGTTAGTGTGGCGGTGATGCTGCAGCCATTTGAGTACGACCCACATGAAAAGAACAAGCATAAGTTCATGGTGCAGAGCCTGTTTGCTGCCGGGGATGGAGACATCAGCCTGGACACGCTG TTTAAGGAGGCCGACATGAACCAGTTGATGGACTCCAAGTTGCGGTGTGTGTTTGAGTTGCCACCGGATACAACAACTCCAGCGGTGCAGAACAACCTTGACGCCTCCCCAGCACTCCAGCCCCACGTGGAGACCAAGCCATCACCCAAGGCAGGTGTCCCATACTCAGGCAGCGGCAGGAATGTG TCAACCAACAGCGAAGCAGAAATCAAGAAGGCTGGTGATGAGATCAAGCGACTCCGAGAGGAAATTAGCTCACTTCGTCAAGAAAATCTTCAATTAAAG GAGGACTCCCTGAGGCAACGCACCACTGCAAACCCTGGAGAGAAGAAGCAGATTATCATCCCTCGCCACGACCCCCAGCAGGCGAACCCCATGATGCATCTGGTGGCTGCCTTCCTTATTGCTCTCGTCGGTTTCATCTTTGGCAAGTTCATCCTCTGA
- the LOC135091684 gene encoding vesicle-associated membrane protein-associated protein B-like isoform X2, whose amino-acid sequence MAKAEQVLILEPSQELKFRGPFTDVVTSQLKLTNPTDKRVCFKVKTTAPRRYCVRPNSGVVDPNGSVSVAVMLQPFEYDPHEKNKHKFMVQSLFAAGDGDISLDTLFKEADMNQLMDSKLRCVFELPPDTTTPAVQNNLDASPALQPHVETKPSPKSTNSEAEIKKAGDEIKRLREEISSLRQENLQLKEDSLRQRTTANPGEKKQIIIPRHDPQQANPMMHLVAAFLIALVGFIFGKFIL is encoded by the exons GTCCTTTCACGGATGTAGTCACGTCTCAGCTAAAACTAACCAACCCCACAGATAAGAGAGTATGTTTTAAG GTCAAAACGACAGCCCCCCGGCGGTACTGCGTGCGACCGAACTCTGGGGTGGTGGATCCCAATGGGTCGGTTAGTGTGGCGGTGATGCTGCAGCCATTTGAGTACGACCCACATGAAAAGAACAAGCATAAGTTCATGGTGCAGAGCCTGTTTGCTGCCGGGGATGGAGACATCAGCCTGGACACGCTG TTTAAGGAGGCCGACATGAACCAGTTGATGGACTCCAAGTTGCGGTGTGTGTTTGAGTTGCCACCGGATACAACAACTCCAGCGGTGCAGAACAACCTTGACGCCTCCCCAGCACTCCAGCCCCACGTGGAGACCAAGCCATCACCCAAG TCAACCAACAGCGAAGCAGAAATCAAGAAGGCTGGTGATGAGATCAAGCGACTCCGAGAGGAAATTAGCTCACTTCGTCAAGAAAATCTTCAATTAAAG GAGGACTCCCTGAGGCAACGCACCACTGCAAACCCTGGAGAGAAGAAGCAGATTATCATCCCTCGCCACGACCCCCAGCAGGCGAACCCCATGATGCATCTGGTGGCTGCCTTCCTTATTGCTCTCGTCGGTTTCATCTTTGGCAAGTTCATCCTCTGA
- the LOC135091680 gene encoding rab-like protein 3 isoform X1, whose translation MANLANTMNKVKILVVGDSGVGKTSLVHLICHGEVLGNSSWTIGCSVEVRIHEFREGTPSQRPYFVEFWDVGGSGSHRNARHVFYTPVHGIILTHDLTNRKSQVNLHRWLAEVLLREAGGGSGGGAGGGRNRSSLLVEDFDAENFGGFAQVYGLKKVPVFVVGTKLDLMGTYRSYNRSRGSTIAEECSADEINVNTQDPRSLAPGSSNAVKLSRFLDKVIEKQAVLRGEVDREGGGFSSYSSSYSFPPPPSSSSSSSLATSRRAKTSFSSISSPPVMPSSPTSPSSSYLIG comes from the exons ATGGCCAACCTGGCTAATACTATGAACAAAGTGAAGATTCTGGTGGTGGGagattcag GCGTCGGGAAAACCTCTCTGGTCCATCTGATCTGCCACGGTGAGGTTCTCGGCAACTCCTCCTGGACCATCGGCTGCAGTGTTGAGGTTCGGATTCATGAGTTTCGCGAGGGAACCCCAAGTCAACGGCCGTATTTTGTGGAGTTCTGGGATGTGGGTGGAAGCGGCTCCCATCGCAATGCACGCCACGTTTTCTACACACCTGTCCATG GCATCATTCTGACCCACGACCTGACCAACCGAAAGTCTCAGGTCAACCTACACCGGTGGCTGGCTGAGGTGCTGCTGAGGGAGGCGGGTGGAGGGTCAGGgggtggagcaggtggagggaggaaccGGTCATCCCTGCTTGTGGAAGACTTTGATGCGGAGAACTTTGGAGGGTTTGCTCAGGTATATGGTCTGAAAAAG GTCCCAGTGTTTGTGGTGGGCACCAAGCTGGACCTCATGGGCACCTACCGTTCCTACAACAGAAGCAGGGGCTCTACCATTGCTGAGGAGTGTTCGGCAGATGAGATAAACGTG AACACACAGGACCCCAGATCTTTGGCTCCAGGATCAAGCAATGCTGTCAAACTGTCAAGATTTCTGGACAAAGTAATAGAGAAGCAAGCTGTTTTAAGAGGGGAAGTGGACAGGGAGGGTGGTGGGTTCTCTTCatactcctcttcttattcatttcctcctcctccctcctcttcctcctcttcctctttggcGACTTCCAGAAGGGCtaaaacctcattttcttctatctctaGTCCTCCTGTAATGCCTTCCTctcctacctctccttcctcctcatatttAATTGGTTAA
- the LOC135091680 gene encoding rab-like protein 3 isoform X2 — protein sequence MANLANTMNKVKILVVGDSGVGKTSLVHLICHGEVLGNSSWTIGCSVEVRIHEFREGTPSQRPYFVEFWDVGGSGSHRNARHVFYTPVHGIILTHDLTNRKSQVNLHRWLAEVLLREAGGGSGGGAGGGRNRSSLLVEDFDAENFGGFAQVPVFVVGTKLDLMGTYRSYNRSRGSTIAEECSADEINVNTQDPRSLAPGSSNAVKLSRFLDKVIEKQAVLRGEVDREGGGFSSYSSSYSFPPPPSSSSSSSLATSRRAKTSFSSISSPPVMPSSPTSPSSSYLIG from the exons ATGGCCAACCTGGCTAATACTATGAACAAAGTGAAGATTCTGGTGGTGGGagattcag GCGTCGGGAAAACCTCTCTGGTCCATCTGATCTGCCACGGTGAGGTTCTCGGCAACTCCTCCTGGACCATCGGCTGCAGTGTTGAGGTTCGGATTCATGAGTTTCGCGAGGGAACCCCAAGTCAACGGCCGTATTTTGTGGAGTTCTGGGATGTGGGTGGAAGCGGCTCCCATCGCAATGCACGCCACGTTTTCTACACACCTGTCCATG GCATCATTCTGACCCACGACCTGACCAACCGAAAGTCTCAGGTCAACCTACACCGGTGGCTGGCTGAGGTGCTGCTGAGGGAGGCGGGTGGAGGGTCAGGgggtggagcaggtggagggaggaaccGGTCATCCCTGCTTGTGGAAGACTTTGATGCGGAGAACTTTGGAGGGTTTGCTCAG GTCCCAGTGTTTGTGGTGGGCACCAAGCTGGACCTCATGGGCACCTACCGTTCCTACAACAGAAGCAGGGGCTCTACCATTGCTGAGGAGTGTTCGGCAGATGAGATAAACGTG AACACACAGGACCCCAGATCTTTGGCTCCAGGATCAAGCAATGCTGTCAAACTGTCAAGATTTCTGGACAAAGTAATAGAGAAGCAAGCTGTTTTAAGAGGGGAAGTGGACAGGGAGGGTGGTGGGTTCTCTTCatactcctcttcttattcatttcctcctcctccctcctcttcctcctcttcctctttggcGACTTCCAGAAGGGCtaaaacctcattttcttctatctctaGTCCTCCTGTAATGCCTTCCTctcctacctctccttcctcctcatatttAATTGGTTAA